From Macrobrachium nipponense isolate FS-2020 chromosome 6, ASM1510439v2, whole genome shotgun sequence, a single genomic window includes:
- the LOC135216263 gene encoding dnaJ homolog subfamily C member 7-like — MFCKLGRLEEASECFLRVLDMDDDHEDYRLRLGLCLLLLGRHREAMMQLEKLDDREDLVAAAKTLQRMQRHGCPYYILGIAEDANLKAIKWAYRKRALKFNPDNCQGSEEERHRRMDIMQKVNYANDLLCDADERGEYDAVREFIKDLAAEVFQDPQKAMKEKKKKPGRTTKRPKTKGN; from the coding sequence ATGTTCTGTAAACTTGGACGGCTGGAAGAAGCaagtgaatgtttcctcagagtATTGGATATGGACGACGATCACGAGGACTACAGGCTAAGACTGGGATTATGCCTCTTGTTGCTTGGCAGACACAGGGAAGCTATGATGCAGCTTGAGAAATTAGACGATCGAGAAGATTTGGTTGCAGCTGCCAAAACCCTACAAAGAATGCAACGTCATGGCTGCCCATACTACATCCTAGGTATTGCAGAGGATGCTAATTTGAAGGCAATAAAGTGGGCCTACAGGAAGCGGGCACTGAAGTTCAACCCTGATAACTGCCAAGGATCTGAAGAAGAGCGACATCGCAGAATGGATATCATGCAGAAGGTCAACTATGCTAATGATCTCCTATGCGATGCTGATGAAAGAGGAGAATACGACGCAGTCAGGGAGTTCATCAAGGACCTGGCAGCTGAAGTGTTTCAAGATCCTCAGAAGgcaatgaaagaaaagaagaagaaacctggAAGGACAACGAAGAGACCGAAAACTAAAGGAAACTAG